CGACCTCGCGTTTGGCCCGCTCGGCCTCGTCGAGTTCCCCGGAGTGCAACAGTGCGTGAGCGTATTCGTGGACGAGCGTCCCGGCGACTGCAGCTCGCTCCGGTCGATCCCGAACCTCGACGACCGGCTGCTCGTCCTGTCCATCGGGCCACTTACAGACACCGTCGGCATTTCCATGACTCCACGCCGCGTCAGAGACAACACGTATGGATACCCCGACCGCGTCTGCAATGTCGACCAACCGACCGACGAGGTCGCCAGCCGACCCAGTCGCCTCGGTTTCCAGTTCCGGCAAGGGTTGGCCCTCGGTCTGGGTGATATCGAACACCGAAGCGGGTGTGAACCCGACCAAGCCGTTCGACCACTCCTCGGGTGGCGTCTCGTCGTACTCACAGTCGATCTGCTCGTGGTAGCTTGGGGCGTTCTCACACTCGGGACACCGCGTCGTGATGATCGGTGCCCAGATCCAGATGGCCGACTCGCCCTCCTTGACGTGTCGGTCGAACTCTTCCTGCCAGGTCCGATACCCGGCAACCTTCGTCGCCTCGGGACACTGCTGTTTGATGAGCAGCGTATTTCGATACGAGTAGTCGTGGAAGCGTTGCTGGACATCCAGCCACTCCTGGAACTGCTGGCTGGCCCGTGCCTCGTCGACGGCTGCGACGAGGTCGTCGATCCACTCGTCGATCGCACTGTGCATCTCGGCGTCTCGCGTGTCGGCCTCCTCGAACGAGACCGACGAATCAGTTGAGTTCATGAGTAGCGACTCAATTCAGAGGCGCCTCCGGAGGATGCGCCCCGCCCCTCGGGGGCGCAAACAAAACACACGCGAGCGCTCGCCTGTTGTCCGTCAGCGCCCGCACCTCGAAGGAGCGCCGCGAGAACGAGTGATGCCGGACCAGATTCTGCCCACGGGGCTATTCGGTTGCGTGCGATTAGTCTTATGTAACAATTGGCCATCCCAGAAAGCGGACTGTTACATAAGATTGGGCGGGACCCGGACGCAGGCGCCACGGGAACCACTGTATCCGGTTCGTCGAAGAGATTCTGGATCGAACGGAGCGGGCGGAACTCGCCAATAGGGCCGGACCGAGCGAAGCGGAATTCATCGAGTATCTGGAGACAGGATTCGTCGAGCGAAATCTCGGTGACCTCAAAGTACAAGCGAACAGTCGATCCTGACCAGTGTACTCAGGAGATGCCGCCACCCCACTGGTTCCGCTGTAAATGATGAGAAGAAGCGCCATATCCGGAGATTTTACCGAATTAGTATCAGCCCTTATCGAATCTTGAGGGGGTGGGCACAACACATCGATAGAGGTGTGTGCCCCTCTGGAGCAGTCTGCCAGAACACATCGATAGAGGGGTGTCTGTCAGACATCCCATTGGCTAACTCATCCCCTTCCAACAGAAGTGAAGCTATGTTGTCGAGACTAACAGCGGAACCAGTGGGGTGGGTGTGTCTCTTTGGTCATTGAGAATCAACTCTCATTCTCCAGTCAGACGAATTCCCGTACTGGTTACGGTTCGAGGTGCTGGAGTAATTGCGTGACGTAGGGGCTGTTCTCCCAGCTCCGATGTGGGCTGATCGTCGTGATCAGCGTTCGAGCCTCTTCCGCGGTCAGATGCCCGTTCCGGGCGTAGTCCACGACGAGCCGCGGTGTCGGGACGATCCGCGGCCCCTGCAACACGGCGTGGATCAGCGGGAAGTTCGTCCCACCGAACTCGTCGGTGAGAAATCCATCGACATCGAGGGCGTTCGCGAGAACGATACCGTCGGTTTCGCCGTCGTCGAGGCCGAACGTCGGCCGGGAGCCAGGCGTCTCGTCGCGATCGTACGGATCGTCGACGGTGTAATGGTTGCGGGCCGAGAGGACGTTGTTCGCAGCCGCAGCGTGGATATCCTGATACTGCGTGATGTCGCGCAGCTCCGCAACGACTTCCGGTGGCACGAATACCTCACAGGAGGTAAGGAGATACTGGAACGGGTCCGGAACGTCGGTAGCGACAGCTGTGTCCGCACGAGGCACGGCGAGGCTGACGAGCGCGCTGGTGTCGGCGACGACCGTTCGCAGCCGTGGCCTGCTCATCGATCGTCGTCTGCAGTGTCGACCGTCGTCGCGTCGCCATCGTAGACGTCGACATCGTCGGGGGCAGCGAGATCGAGTGGTTCGTCTTCGAGGTCCGCTTTGAGGAGGCGGAGCCGCTGGGCAGTCTCGGCACCGACCAGTTGCTTGACCGTCTCGAATTCGAGCTGGTCGTCGTAGTACTTCGTCGCGACCAACTCCCGGAACGTCTCGCTATCGGCGGTGTCTTCGATGTACTCACGGATGGCCTCGACGAGGAGATCAGTCCGATCCGTATCGAAGAGCTCCGCAATCGCATCGAGACGATCGACGAGATACTCCGGCGACTGGAAGTGAACCCGTCGCGGATCGTCGCTTGCGCTCATCTCGTGTGTAAGTTTTGCACATAGACGCATAACGGTTTCGCCGCATGCACAGAGCTTGCACATCGACGCTCGCGAGAAAGAGAACGCTCACGCCCCCCAGATGCGCCCTGTAGGGTTCGATCGCGGGGAATTCGAGGAGATCTGGCTTGCAGCCGAGCTGGGGGCAACTCTCTTCGTCACGGACGAGTTCACCGGATGGTTCGGTCAAGGAACTGTTGGATGGCCTCGGGCCCCGCGGGTGGAAGATCCGCGAGAAGGGGGTCGGGCGACCCACCCGCTTCGACGTGTGTCGCCTCGTACACCGACTGGGCGTGAGTCGGGTCCGCCGCGAGCAGGTCCATCGCCACGCGCTCGGACTCGATGTCTTCGACATCCTCGACCCAGACGTGATTCAGGTCGTGCAACTCGTAGAAGATCGCGTTCACGCCGGCCTCCTCTAGCGCATCGAAAAAGCGGTGGCTGTGTTCCACAGCGACCACTTCGTCCTCGCGACCGTGCATCAACAGCGTCGGTGGACTCTCTGGGGTGACGTGCGTGACGGGGCTAGCCTGTGCCCACCGCTCGGGGATTTCGGACTGGGGACCGCCCATTAGCAGTGGGATAAGTCCCTCCACATCGTCCTCGACGAGCGTGAAGTCGGCGGCGCCGTACCAGCTGACGACAGCCTGGACGGCACCGGATTCCTCTGGGGCAACGGTCTGCTCAACCTCGTCAGCGAAAGCATCACCGAGGTCGGTGACATCGTCGACGACACCCGCAAGCAAGGCGAGATGCCCACCCGCCGAGGAGCCCCACGCGGCGATCTTGTCGGTGTCGTAGCCGTACTCGCCAGCGTGGGCGCGAAGCCATCGGATCGCGGCTTTCACGTCGACGAAGTGGTCGGGGAAGTGACCTCGTGGAGTGGGATTCGTCGGGTCGTACATCTCCTCGACGGCTGCTCCATCGGGAGCTTCCTGGAGGCGGTAGCTGACGCTGGCGATCGCACAGTCCCACTCGGCAGCGTACTGCTCGGGATCGGGGATATTCGAGCGCGTCTCCGCGATCCACCCGCCGCCGTGAACGTAGACGACGAGTGGTGGGTTCTCCTTCTCCGGGAGGTAGAGGTCGAGTTTCAGCTCGCCAGTCTCGCGATCGGCGTACGTGATCCCTTCGTGGACGGTAACATCGTTCGTCATGATATCCGAAAGGGACGGAGCAGCTGCTATAGAACTACGGATTCCGGAACGTGCCTCGGGTGGGGTGGACCCACCCAGGACCGATGAGCCGCCCCGCGATTGGCGACGCCTCTGTCCGAACCAGTATCGTTCGTCGGCCGCGTCGACCGGAAAGTATTTCGATGGACATCGCAAGCAGAGACCACTGTTCGACCCGAAACCGACCACGGGGACCGAACTTTCAACGGTGACGATCTCGTGATACATCAAATATTCGAGATTCAAGCGAGCGTACTCAGGAGCATTGGAGAGACACAGAGGAGACAGCTAGTCTAGAACTCCAAATCGAATGGCCTGCCTCACAGAGACACACCACCGTCGCGAGTGAACGGTCTATGGATCGGACGGGGCGGACCAAACAACAACCTGACTACACAGTATCCACTATCGTAGCCGCTCGACCTGTTCAGAGAGATACTGTTTAAGAGCTGTGACCGTCTCTGTCGAGACCGCCGATGCCCCGAAATCACTCCGGTAGCCATGCTTGAGGTCGTCACTCTCTAATATCTCTAACCCCCACTCAAGCTGCACTCGCAGGGCATCTTCGTCTCCCCGATGCAAGTGGGGTGTGACCGTCTCCAGATCGATCTCTTCGGCGACCGCTAGAACGTCCCGGAGATCCGTCTCGCGGCCGCTGTGGAGCTTTGCTGCCACGAGTACCGCGCCATCGATGACTCGGGCGGTCGTCGCCACCGTCCCACCAGAGACCTCCCGTTCTTGGCTGTGGTCGTGTAGATAGTCGAACGACCACTGAGCCTCGGTCTGGCGACAGCCGAGGCCGTTGACCAGCAAATCGAAGCCGATCGGTTGCTGCGGGGCAAGTCGTTTCTCGTACTCGATGACTTCCGTATCGTAGAACCACCGCTTGGCGTGGCTGTCCGTTTCCTCGAATTCGTGCGCTTCGAGAAACGCGACGAACTCCGCCTTGGTGTCCGGGGCGACGACGATATCGAGGTCGGTCGAGAAGCGCGCGTTGAACGCCGAGACGGCATAGCCACCGACAAGGACGTATCGGTGGTCGCTCTCAGTGAGGTCTTCGAGGAGTTCGATGAGTGCGTCACTCCGATTGCCGAAACTCATGACCGGACTCGCTCGGTCTCCCGGTAGGCGACACCGAGGTCGAGGTCCTCGTACATCCGGTCGAGCATTGCAAGCGCCGACTGGAACTGCGCGTAATGGTCGCGCATGTACTCGATCGTGTCCTCGCGCGGAATGACGGGATAGCCTTCCACATCCTCGATTTCGAGTGAGGGCTGTGGGTCGAGGACGATCTGCAACGAGCCCTCGATCTCGTCGCTGGACTGGCGCTCGAAGGCAGTTGGCAGCCCGAACGATGCGAAGAACGTCTCCCACGCGTCGACGTCTTCCTCGCGAACAGCTATGAACAGCGGGTAGTCGTCGGGATCGCGGCTGACTTGGTAGCCGCCCTGGGTCCACACGTAGACGGCGTCGATTCGCGTGAACGCAAACGGCCATTCCCCGAATTGCGGGATGACGTACGCCTCCTCGATCGTTGGCGGACTCACGCCGGCGCTTGCCGTGATCAACTCACGCGCTGCGTCGCGCACGCTGTCGTCGACAACGGACAGGCCATTGTCGTAGTGGACGTAGCCTGCCGCTTCGAGCCTGTTGGCTGCCTGTCTGACCGTCTCGTAGGGGATGTGAAGTTGCTGGGCGACGCGGCGGATGGAGTCGCCACTCTCGATGGCGAGGAGTACTTGGGCCGCCGTGTCGTCGAGCACTTCGTACATATGATAGTTACCAATATTCCGGTAACAGTTAAAAACCTTACTAGAATCGCAATTCTGCTAACGCTTTCTGGCTTTCTTCTGCGGGGACAGACGGCCTCTCACCTTCGTGGAAATCGCCGGAGAGAAACGACACACCGAGAACAACGAGCGGACACATTTCCGTCCGTTACAAACGCGATGGTGGTGTGGGGGTGCCTGGCCTCGTGCTGTGTTGCCCATTAGCCCATGTAGTTTCATCTTCGACTGAAGCTGTTGCTTTCCCATTGATGCCGATACATTCGCGACGGTGGTGTGTCTCCCAAGCAAATTCACAATTCTGGCAGCTGATTTCGAGTGGGGAATGGGTCGCGGACACACCCCGTGTGCAATGTGAAATTCGGTTATTGAGGTTCAGTACGGAAGCCACGTAGACCTATCGCGACATCGGCCGTTCAGCGAAGGGACCCTCGGTGAGCGGTTCGAAGGATGAGTGGACATTCCCATCTGAACCAACCTTCGGGGCGCTCTGCTCATCCTGATCAACTTACTATGGCGTTGCCATTGACCTCCTCCACGCCCTGAAGGGCGTGGAATCCCACCATGGGATTTCGGCCCCGCTTGGTAGGCCTTCGCGGTTTCAAGACGCATACGCGCTCGCGTCATCTACCTCGCCCCCGCAGTGCCAGTATCGCTCTGGGTGCTAGACTCGGTATCCGCGAGCGTGTCTTGTGGCCCGGTCAAACAGGCCCCATCCCCACTAGAGTCATCGCCAACCGCCTTCTCACTCGAATCCGAGTGGGTTTGGGGCTGGCTCTCTCCAGCGGGGTCGTATCTATCCGCAATGTTGAGCGCGGCGTTGATATCCGCCTGATACTCGGACACCCAACACGAATCGTCCGTACACTTGAACATCCCCTGTCGCGGACGATAGCCTTCCTCGCCGCACACATGGCACATTTTCGACGTGTACGCTGGCTCGACGGTTTCCACTGGAATTCCGCATTCCGTGGCTTTGTACGTGATCTGGGCGTGGAGCTTGGCGAACGCCCACCCGTGTAATCGGCGATTCATGAACCGTCCGTAGTCCATGTTCTCGCGCAAGTGCTGAAGATCTTCCAGCACTACCACAGGATTCTCGACTGTCCGGGCGTGCGCGACCACGTCGCTCGACACAGTGTCGATGAGGTGGTCGATACGCGACCAGAGTTCGCCGCCGTACTCCTCGTCGAGGCGGTCCGCCTCGCGTTGTTGGAGGCGATGGGTGGCCGTGAAGTACGTTTTGCGGAGGTGTCGGACTTCGCGAGATTCGTCGCTCCAGATGTTGGGTGTGGTCGGGGTGCCGCGCTCATTACGGTGACACACCGTGGCTAAGGCAGCCTCCCCGATATCCACTCCAACCGGCGTCCGCTCACTCGCAGACGCCGAACTGGGCTGTTTGAACATTCTTTTCACGCTCATGTGGACGTACCACTCGCCCTCTCGCTCGAGTAACTGGCACTCGCCCATCTCGGCATCGCCGTGGTACACGGCTTCGATCCACTCGCGCTTGTTCGCTGGGGGCTGCGCGGGCAGCCACAAGTGGTAGTCCCCGTGGTGGGGGATTTTGACGTACCACTCGATAGCGTTCTGTGGCTTGTGGTCGAGGCTCGGTCCCTCGTTGGTGAAGCGAACGGGATGGGTTCCCTCGTTGAGTTCGTCCGCGTCGTACGTGTCTTCGTCGAGCAAGTTTGGCACGTACTGTTTGAGGGCGTTCTTCGCGTACCCAGACAGGTCGTAGTCAACCACGACGTCGTTGGTTTTGGTCTGGGTGTCACAGCCTTGGTCGAACGCGTCGTGGAGGGCGAGTTGGTACTCGTCAACTGTTTCACGGAGCTTGCGCTGTTTGTGCGCGTTCGGGTTGACCAGTTTGAGTTGCAGCGTCTCCGTGAGTACCTCAGGCATGGTATGGCTATTCGTCGGCGCCTGGGTTGCTGGTGCGGATGATTTTGACATCTGCGCCACGCCAGTCTTTGGGGACGAGAACGTGTGCGCCGTTTCCTGTGGGTTTGACCTCGCCTTCGACGACTTCGTGGCCGTTGATCTCGAACCTATCCTGCATGATAGTATTTACACCATGTTTAAACTTAAACGATTCGGATGAGGGAAATCCATTCCTGCTTACACGCGTGGGTTGTGGGAGGGGCCTATCGCTCGACCTCCGCCTAAAGACGGAGGTATGCGCTAACAATCTGTATCAACGCCTGCAGCTCGAAGGAGCGCCGCGAGAGCACGTGATTGCGGACCGGATTCACCTCGCGGGGCTACGCCGGTTCCGTGCGATTAGTCTTATGTAACGATGGCCTGCCCTAGAAGGCGGGCTGTTACATAAGAATAGGTCGGGTCCTGAACGCAGGCGCTACGGGCACTGCTGTATCCGATTCGCCGAAAGCAATCTTGAACGAGTAGAGCGTCCGGAACTCGTCGATTGCGGACCGAGTGAAGCGGAATTCGCGGAGTATATGGAGAAAAAATCGTCGAGCGAGATCTCGGAGACCTCAAAATACAAGCGACCGGGCGAGCCTGATCGGTGAACTCAGGAAAGGTTCCCACCCCACTGGTTCCGATGTTGAAACTAACGACTACTATCGCTACTCACTGGTCCTCGCTCGCTTCCCACTCTGGTCGTGGCGTCGGCGTTGGGAGCTCGTCAACCATCGTTCGAAGTTCGCCCTCTGTCGTCCACGGGAAGCACCGATCGTGGAGTTCGAATTTGCGGAATTTGTTGAGATGAACCCAACTGTAGGTTGCTGGCTCCGCTCCCTCATCCGCTCGGTCGTCGATACTACTCCAAACCGCCTGTTCGTCGATATCGAGACCGCTATCTTGCGCACGGTTGACGAGCGATTCTATCTTCGACTGGGCCTCATCTTCTGATAAATCGTCTGCGAACGCAATCTCGAGGGCAGCCTGAACGACGTGCTGGTCCGATTTCAGATTGTCGTCAGTCACCCACGCGTAATCACGGGGGAACACGTACGACTTGTCGAAATACGGCTGGTCGTCAATTTCACCTAGTTCAGGGGCCTCACCACCGCTCTCCTTCTCGAAGACACCGACGATGTAGTCGCTGTACGTCGCGAGCAACGAGAACATGATATCGAACGTATTGAGACGGTCAGTCGGGAGTTCGAGGAGATCACCCATGATGAACGGATAGGCACCAAGTTGCTTCGCGAGTTCGTTCTGGACGGCGCGAAGCCGGCGGATATAGGGGTCGCGATAGCTCCCCAGGATGAAATACGACGTCCGCTGACTCCAGAGATACGGCAATTCACGCTTGGTGAATCGCCAAATCTCTCGTTTCTCTGCAGGCTCCAGTTCGATGCCTCCGACGGCCTCGTGAACAACGGTCATAATGTCCCCAGCTTCCGGCGGAGGGCTTGGGTCGGTCATTAGCTGCCAGTTCGAACCACACCACCTTACTCCTTCTGAACCACTTTGGGATTTTCCGATTTGACCAACTTGGCTAGCCCTAACTGTTATAGCGCCCTTCCTCGTACCAGCACGTATGAGCGAAACCGACACTGGCGCGGCCGATGCAGGGCCGTTCGCGGAACAACAGCGGCTGTTCAAGCTGCTGTCCCAGGATACGCGCCATCTCGTCATCCAGGAGCTGTTGGGTCACCCTGCCCATCTGATGTCGCTCGCCGAACTCGAGTATATGACCGGTAAGAGCCAAGCAGCAATCAAAGACCAGCTGGAGACGTTGATCGATGCTGGCCTTCTCGCACGCTACACGTACGAACCAAGCGAGGGGAAGCGTGATCTCCCCGCCCAGTTCTACGGATTCACGGAGCGGGGCGTCGAGGTCCTCCACGACTACAAGTATCTCCGTGGGCTTCCGGTCGCACGCGCTCTCTACGAAAACACGCGTAAGACCGAGAAAATCGAGCGCCACGAATCGGCACCCCGCCCGGAGCTTCCGGATGCTGTCGCGGAAGCACTCGAGTTCGACGAGCCCGTTCTCGACGCGGGCGATGGTGGTACAACCCGATAGTTCGTCGTCGAACAGCACCGTTCTCGACGCTAGAGAGAAGGGACGCCAGCTTCGTACTTTGGTCAGGACTCTGTCGACTGTTCCTCGTGCGGATTTACGCACGAGACCAATCGACGGTCGAAACACCAGTTCGTGTGTCAGAAGTGCGGGTACGAACTGATGTGGACTATCCGACCTCGTAGGTCGCAATGCCTGACCGCCCACAGACCGGGCACGACTCAGTCGTCGATTCGACCGTGTGCCCGCAATGGCGACACTCGTGGATGCACTCGCCCCCCGATCCGAACTCCGAGAGGAACGCACGAACACCGGAGAGTCCCATCAACACCACCCACTGCGTGCTTCCTCGATCCGATCGCGATGGGCACGCACGGTCACCGGCGTCACGTCCGCGGCTTCGGCGAGGGCTATCTGCATGATTTCCACATCGTCGTCCCGACAGGCGACTTCGAGACAGGCCGCGGCGAACCCCGAAGGATGGACACCGATGCTCTCGCCAGCGTCCCACGCACGTTCGGCGAGTGAACGTGCATCCCCCTCAGTTTCCGATGGAACGTCCATCGCCGACGCGAGCGCTGGAATATACTCCCGCGGACGCTGTGGAGGTGTCGGCAGGTTCAATTGCTCGTTGAGCACGTCGTAGGCGGTGATCACCCGCTCACGGCCGACCTGGGCGACCGACGCCACCTCACCGCGCGTTCGAGTTGCACCCGTACATCGACAGACCGCGTAAACCGAGGCTGTCGCGAACGCCTCGATCGACCGACCGGGGAGGAGGCCTTCGTCCTGGGCCGACCGGAACAGCGCACTCGCCTGCTCGCGGTGGGCACGTTCGAGGTCGAGCGCGCCGACCATCCGCGCGATCTCCCCACATCCGTGGGAGAGATTCCGTTCGGCTTTCGACCGCCACTTCGCCCGGGTATGCTCGCG
This DNA window, taken from Halosimplex litoreum, encodes the following:
- a CDS encoding ArdC-like ssDNA-binding domain-containing protein; the protein is MNSTDSSVSFEEADTRDAEMHSAIDEWIDDLVAAVDEARASQQFQEWLDVQQRFHDYSYRNTLLIKQQCPEATKVAGYRTWQEEFDRHVKEGESAIWIWAPIITTRCPECENAPSYHEQIDCEYDETPPEEWSNGLVGFTPASVFDITQTEGQPLPELETEATGSAGDLVGRLVDIADAVGVSIRVVSDAAWSHGNADGVCKWPDGQDEQPVVEVRDRPERAAVAGTLVHEYAHALLHSGELDEAERAKREVEAEAVAYIVGRHCGLDMSGSALYLAAWDTECADAIRDRLQRISRTAADLIGFLEG
- a CDS encoding alpha/beta hydrolase — encoded protein: MTNDVTVHEGITYADRETGELKLDLYLPEKENPPLVVYVHGGGWIAETRSNIPDPEQYAAEWDCAIASVSYRLQEAPDGAAVEEMYDPTNPTPRGHFPDHFVDVKAAIRWLRAHAGEYGYDTDKIAAWGSSAGGHLALLAGVVDDVTDLGDAFADEVEQTVAPEESGAVQAVVSWYGAADFTLVEDDVEGLIPLLMGGPQSEIPERWAQASPVTHVTPESPPTLLMHGREDEVVAVEHSHRFFDALEEAGVNAIFYELHDLNHVWVEDVEDIESERVAMDLLAADPTHAQSVYEATHVEAGGSPDPLLADLPPAGPEAIQQFLDRTIR
- a CDS encoding MarR family transcriptional regulator; translated protein: MYEVLDDTAAQVLLAIESGDSIRRVAQQLHIPYETVRQAANRLEAAGYVHYDNGLSVVDDSVRDAARELITASAGVSPPTIEEAYVIPQFGEWPFAFTRIDAVYVWTQGGYQVSRDPDDYPLFIAVREEDVDAWETFFASFGLPTAFERQSSDEIEGSLQIVLDPQPSLEIEDVEGYPVIPREDTIEYMRDHYAQFQSALAMLDRMYEDLDLGVAYRETERVRS
- a CDS encoding RNA-guided endonuclease TnpB family protein, whose protein sequence is MPEVLTETLQLKLVNPNAHKQRKLRETVDEYQLALHDAFDQGCDTQTKTNDVVVDYDLSGYAKNALKQYVPNLLDEDTYDADELNEGTHPVRFTNEGPSLDHKPQNAIEWYVKIPHHGDYHLWLPAQPPANKREWIEAVYHGDAEMGECQLLEREGEWYVHMSVKRMFKQPSSASASERTPVGVDIGEAALATVCHRNERGTPTTPNIWSDESREVRHLRKTYFTATHRLQQREADRLDEEYGGELWSRIDHLIDTVSSDVVAHARTVENPVVVLEDLQHLRENMDYGRFMNRRLHGWAFAKLHAQITYKATECGIPVETVEPAYTSKMCHVCGEEGYRPRQGMFKCTDDSCWVSEYQADINAALNIADRYDPAGESQPQTHSDSSEKAVGDDSSGDGACLTGPQDTLADTESSTQSDTGTAGAR
- a CDS encoding DUF2080 family transposase-associated protein is translated as MQDRFEINGHEVVEGEVKPTGNGAHVLVPKDWRGADVKIIRTSNPGADE
- a CDS encoding ArsR family transcriptional regulator gives rise to the protein MSETDTGAADAGPFAEQQRLFKLLSQDTRHLVIQELLGHPAHLMSLAELEYMTGKSQAAIKDQLETLIDAGLLARYTYEPSEGKRDLPAQFYGFTERGVEVLHDYKYLRGLPVARALYENTRKTEKIERHESAPRPELPDAVAEALEFDEPVLDAGDGGTTR
- a CDS encoding transcription initiation factor IIB; this translates as MATTEHFERTFDEESGRTIQTTECPECDGRLITDGGETRCTDCGLVVEGCRVDRRGPRTFADDDTNRERTGAPITEARHDRGLSTEIGYKFDGNGNALSGQKRRQLTRLRREHTRAKWRSKAERNLSHGCGEIARMVGALDLERAHREQASALFRSAQDEGLLPGRSIEAFATASVYAVCRCTGATRTRGEVASVAQVGRERVITAYDVLNEQLNLPTPPQRPREYIPALASAMDVPSETEGDARSLAERAWDAGESIGVHPSGFAAACLEVACRDDDVEIMQIALAEAADVTPVTVRAHRDRIEEARSGWC